GTAGGAAAataatagagataataatttggcTTGGACGCGAAGCAGCCGTGGTGGTGGTCGGTTAGGTGTGTGACTCTGTTCGCGGTTTTTGTGTGTGGGAAGAATGAGGTGTATACTGTGGAGGGCAGATGCGCTGTTTTTAGAATTGACGAGGATAGATACGTAAAGATACTTCCGTGTTACTTTCCCTTTAGAAACCATTAAAAGAATCCCGCAGGAAAAGGGGAACAAAACGACGAGCTTCGCTATTTCGACGGTTCCCTGAAGCCTCCCTCATCACTTCACTTTTCTTTGTTCTCCGCCTTCCCCGTCGGTACCCATCGCCAATCGGAGCCCCGCCATGGACGTGGGAGGCGCTTACGCGGAGAGGCCAGACGCCGGAGACgcccgcggcggcggcggagggacgAGCATCGACATCACGGCTCTGGACGGCATCATGAACGTCAACTCCCTCTTCACCTTCGCCGTCTTCGTCGGCCTCGCCTGGAACCCCTCTTCTTACCCCGACGGCGGCCTTCCGGACGTCGACTGCGCCGTCGGCAACCGGGTAGTGGAGGACCTAGTCTCCTTCCACGTCCTGGCCTTcgcctccttcctcttctccagcCTGATCGCGCTGTGCCTCAAGCAGGCCGTCCGCCTCGTCCACCCCCACCGCCGCGCCGCGGCGCGCATCAACAAAGCAGTGCTGCGCGGCGGAATCGTCGCCTCCGCCGTCGGTTCCGTTCTGGGCTGCGGCTTCCTCACGTTGGCCCTCGTCAACGTGGTCCAGGTCAAGCTCGGCAGGCTCGGGTGCAGCGGCATCGCGGTGGGGGCCATCGTGCCGCTCGTCACCCTCATCCCCACCGCCATGATCATCTACATCGCCATCATCTTCTATGCCTTCACGCGCCGCTCACACCACGGCTTGAGATGAACCAGAATAAGTGAGCTAGGGTTTGGATTTCTGCTCTGAATATTTGCTCCTTATAAGGTATGGACTGAATCTTAACCTATCTGGTTTGAGTTGTATAACAGAAGAGTATTTGGGACTTCGAAGTCAATGGTCCAACTTTAACCTTCGTGTATTTTGTTTGTTGTCATATACTATTTGAGCAGTTAATTGCTTAGTAAATGTCTCTCTCTAGTCTATGAAATAGATCACTTGGTTTTGGAGATTGCAGTGGACCACAGATCATCCAAAATGGAGAGTAGATTCTAATAAAGGGAGCAGGTATTGATTCTAATAAATCAATCAAGCACACTCATCGTTGGAAAAACCTGGGATCTTGTCAAAAGTTGACTTCACTGCCTCATTCCCATATGCTTTCTATGTGCATTCATCAATGTGTTTCCATGGGTACGTCGCACAACCTATCTTTTCATGTCCTCCTCACCTGCGTTTTTGTTTAATGTTTTAGTTAGATTCCCGACATCTAAACCACACAAAAGGGTTTACGAAGTTACCTTCTTTGTTAAGCAATCTCTGAGCATAAGCTCGGTCATTGGCGTCATCATCATCTTTGCTTGAAACCTCCCCATCTTCCTATTTTTTTGTCGCAAGTCTTCATCGCCAAGTTCCACCCAAATGTCGGTGTGACATGCCAACCTGGTTTCCCCTTGCTCTGTCTACTACCTCAACCAGGATGTGGCAGGGTAACTTTGCTGTACCCAAATCAACACCAGGAAAACTTTTTATTCCCTTGGAAAGGAATCATAGAGTTAGGCAAATCTGATAGATAGCCCCTGGAGACAACACTTGTGTTGTGCGAAGGATTTACCCCATGGTACTTGAGAGTCTGTAGGACCCTGACCCCTCTTCAACTACCCAAACATCATACTTTCAGATTGAAGTTAGGCTGGAGCTGCACTAAACCAAGCGTAGATAGTTGTCGTGCAGCTGTCTCCTCTGAACTCTGTCAGCAGATTAAACACCAACAATCAATactggaaaaataaataaaaacatcagCAGATGATTATCATCATCAGGCATGCCTGTCAATCCCGATCCAGATTCGTCCGCTCAACCCATCCTAACTCGTTTAGCGTGAGCCAAATAGTATAGTGTACGATACAGGTTATGATTCAGGTTCAGTTAACTTACACTAAGCTCAGGTTGGCACCTCGAGTCAAAGCGTCGATGTTCCCAGTGACAACTTCACGAACAGCTGGGCCCTGAGCtgtttttcctttttcctttatTCCTCATGTGGCGCCATGTGCTTCCGCGTCACGACATGCCCAGGGCGAGGTTTCTCGCAGGGAGAGGTGCTGCACTGGCGACTTGTGAAAGACCTGCGAGAATAAAATCTCAGATTGCAGTGACGAGTATATCTGAATAACAACTGTTTTGATAGGACCTGGCAATAACATCTGCGAAACCATCACCCCGTAGTCAATTTGTA
The window above is part of the Musa acuminata AAA Group cultivar baxijiao chromosome BXJ2-6, Cavendish_Baxijiao_AAA, whole genome shotgun sequence genome. Proteins encoded here:
- the LOC135615837 gene encoding uncharacterized protein LOC135615837; the encoded protein is MDVGGAYAERPDAGDARGGGGGTSIDITALDGIMNVNSLFTFAVFVGLAWNPSSYPDGGLPDVDCAVGNRVVEDLVSFHVLAFASFLFSSLIALCLKQAVRLVHPHRRAAARINKAVLRGGIVASAVGSVLGCGFLTLALVNVVQVKLGRLGCSGIAVGAIVPLVTLIPTAMIIYIAIIFYAFTRRSHHGLR